A window of the Chaetodon trifascialis isolate fChaTrf1 chromosome 9, fChaTrf1.hap1, whole genome shotgun sequence genome harbors these coding sequences:
- the stard13b gene encoding stAR-related lipid transfer protein 13 isoform X2, which produces MTSRRNSAKLKLRRSFSEQLRSSTSKAWDLLWRNVRERRLAEIEAKEACDWLRAAGFPQYAQLFEDSQFPIDITPVKRDHDFLDKDLVEPLCRRLNTLNKCASMKLDVNLPKKKSEDSDEEDLFAISDKWTFEWSSRRWSRLQDIDCLLGNQGEGQPSRDGVPLRTTTSSESVLTDLSEPEVSSLHSESSGGSGHRGLSTEDSDCSNRTCSDSAAMPDSTSLTMPHIPKEITHYGSLPDKHGKTSRIRAKDFLKRMETLRSRGTLGRGRKTLVISAPVLQQEAQALKTLRCVEIINGDGGAPETPSNKILPSQSSSEGSSHSSGSAVSTPSMKERKPHRADYKRSGMYLEDIDIFSGNQENKVAEENRRNEFCSYEDLVVHIPKDHKPGTFPKALSIESLSPTNGASINWHTGSMHLDSPLISFRNESRPVTQCCSRGSRISVYDNVPGSHLYASTGDLIDLEKEDLFPHLDDILLHVNGLQQIVDHWSKNVLPVGEGPAQVDGEREDMGGLQSSSQITLDFEGNSVSESQTPPSYGDRDRVSLAETESTRLRERRDSGVGASLTRPNRLRWPSFQISNRLSHSVASLQITNQSAGQLSLLQKFSLLRLTAVMEKYSMSNKHGWTWSVPKFMKRMKVPDYKDKNVFGVPLIVHVQRSGQPLPLGLQQALRYLRSQCLDQVGLFRKSGVKSRIQALRHMNESSPDNVNYEDQSAYDVADMVKQFFRDLPEPLLTSKLGETFLHIYQYVPKDQRLQAVQAAIMLMSDENREVLQTLLCFLSDVTSSVEENQMTPMNIAVCLAPSLFHLNILKKDNLSPKAMQKKYATGRPDQKDLNENLAATQGLAHMIIECNRLFEIPHEMVTQSRNSYVEADLHAPTIGELCKQLEDDDGTYQTHLEGRLQNLLKEAREKSKYWMSCSSSDNTELYYKKVGDGNPLRRWRVSVEVEAPPSVVLNRVLRERHLWDVDLLQWKVCETLDKQTEVFQYVLNRMPPHPSRDFVVLRSWRTDLPKGACSLVSVSIEHEDCPPVGGVRAIVLESSYLLEPCGSGKSRLTHICRVDLKGRTPDWYNKAFGHLCAAEAARIRNSFQPLITDGPETKI; this is translated from the exons ATGACATCTAGAAGAAACTCCGCGAAACTGAAGCTCCGGCGGTCTTTCAGCGAGCAGCTGCGGAGCTCCACATCCAAAGCCTGGGATTTACTGTGGAGGAACGTCAGGGAGCGGCGACTGGCAG AAATTGAGGCGAAAGAGGCGTGTGACTGGCTGCGGGCAGCAGGATTTCCCCAGTATGCTCAGCTCTTTGAAG ATTCCCAGTTCCCCATTGACATCACTCCTGTGAAGAGAGACCATGACTTCCTGGACAAAGATCTCGTGGAGCCACTTTGCAG GCGACTCAACACCTTGAACAAGTGTGCCTCTATGAAACTGGACGTGAACCTTCCGAAGAAGAAG AGTGAAGATTCTGATGAAGAAGACCTGTTTGCTATCAGTGACAAATGGACCTTTGAGTGGAGCAGCCGGCGTTGGTCCAGGTTACAGGACATTGACTGTCTGCTGGGAAATCAGGGAGAGGGTCAGCCCTCCAGAGACGGTGTGCCTCTGAGAACCACCACGAGCAGCGAGAGTGTTTTGACAGACCTCAGCGAGCCAGAGGTCTCTTCTTTGCATAGCGAGAGCAGCGGTGGCAGCGGTCATAGGGGCCTCAGCACGGAGGACTCTGACTGCTCCAATCGCACCTGCTCGGATTCTGCAGCAATGCCAGACTCTACATCTCTCACAATGCCTCATATCCCCAAAGAAATTACTCACTATGGCTCACTACCTGATAAGCACGGCAAGACGAGCCGCATCCGTGCCAAAGACTTCCTGAAGCGCATGGAGACACTGCGCTCCCGAGGGACTCTGGGGAGGGGCCGTAAGACATTGGTCATCAGCGCTCCAGTGCTGCAGCAAGAAGCCCAGGCACTGAAGACGCTACGGTGTGTGGAGATCATAAATGGAGATGGTGGAGCTCCGGAAACGCCATCCAACAAAATTCTGCCGTCCCAGTCCAGTAGCGAGGGAAGCAGCCATTCTAGTGGCAGCGCTGTCAGCACACCCAGCATGAAGGAGCGTAAGCCTCACCGGGCTGACTACAAGCGCAGTGGCATGTATTTGGAGGACATAGACATCTTCTCAGGCAACCAAGAGAATAAAGTTGCAGAAGAAAACCGCAGGAATGAATTCTGCTCCTATGAAGATCTGGTGGTCCACATTCCCAAAGACCACAAGCCAGGAACCTTCCCCAAAGCTCTGTCCATAGAGAGCCTGTCCCCTACCAATGGGGCCTCCATCAACTGGCACACAGGCAGCATGCACCTGGACTCCCCACTGATTTCATTCAGGAACGAATCCAGGCCTGTCACCCAGTGCTGCTCCAGGGGCAGCCGCATCAGTGTGTACGATAATGTTCCTGGCTCGCATTTATACGCCAGCACTGGAGACCTAATAGACCTGGAGAAAGAGGACCTGTTCCCTCACCTGGACGATATCTTGCTGCATGTCAATGGTCTGCAACAGATAGTGGACCACTGGTCCAAGAATGTGTTACCTGTTGGAGAAGGGCCGGCGCAGGTGGATGGTGAGAGGGAAGATATGGGAGGCCTCCAGTCCTCTAGTCAAATCACTTTGGACTTTGAGGGAAATTCGGTCTCAGAAAGCCAGACACCACCTAGTTatggggacagagacagagtatCACTTGCTGAGACAGAATCTACAAGGCTCAGGGAACGGAGGGACTCGGGAGTAGGTGCTTCACTCACAAGACCTAATCG GTTACGATGGCCCAGCTTTCAGATATCAAATCGTCTAAGTCACTCAGTGGCATCCCTGCAGATTACCAACCAGTCTGCAGGCCAGCTGAGTTTGCTGCAGAAGTTTTCTCTGCTGCGTCTTACTGCAGTCATGGAGAAGTACTCCATGTCCAACAAGCATGGCTGGACATG GTCCGTCCCAAAGTTTATGAAGAGAATGAAGGTACCAGACTATAAGGACAAGAACGTGTTCGGAGTGCCTCTTATTGTGCATGTGCAGCGTTCTGGACAACCGCTGCCCCTCGGCCTGCAGCAGGCCCTGCGGTACCTGAGGAGCCAGTGTCTTGACCAG GTGGGTCTCTTTCGTAAGTCAGGGGTGAAGTCTCGGATTCAAGCTCTGAGGCATATGAATGAGAGTTCTCCAGACAATGTGAACTATGAGGATCAGTCTGCCTACGATGTGGCTGACATGGTGAAGCAGTTCTTCAGGGATCTGCCAGAGCCTCTGCTCACCAGCAAGCTGGGAGAGACCTTCCTCCACATCTACCAAT ATGTCCCAAAGGACCAAAGGTTGCAAGCTGTCCAGGCAGCCATCATGTTGATGTCAGATGAAAACCGAGAGGTGCTGCAGACACTGCTCTGTttcctcagtgatgtcacttcctctgtGGAGGAGAACCAGATGACACCCATGAACATCGCTGTGTGCCTGGCCCCCTCCCTTTTTCATCTCAACATACTCAAGAAAGACAATCTCTCACCAAA GGCCATGCAGAAGAAGTATGCCACAGGCAGACCCGACCAGAAGGATCTGAATGAAAACTTAGCAGCAACACAGGGCCTCGCTCATATGATCATAGAGTGCAACCGTCTCTTTGAG ATCCCTCATGAGATGGTTACTCAATCGCGTAATTCATATGTGGAGGCTGACTTGCATGCACCAACAATTGGTGAGCTGTGCAAGCAGCTGGAAGATGATGATGGAACGTACCAAACTCATTTGGAGGGGAGACTTCAGAACCTGCTTAAAGAGGCCCGAGAAAAGTCCAAATACTGGatgtcctgcagcagctctgataaCACAGAGCTCTACTATAAGAAG GTGGGAGACGGGAACCCTTTGAGACGATGGAGAGTGTCTGTGGAGGTGGAAGCGCCGCCATCTGTAGTGTTGAACCGTGTGCTGCGAGAGCGCCACCTGTGGGATGTGGACCTGCTGCAGTGGAAAGTGTGTGAGACATTGGACAAGCAGACAGAGGTGTTTCAGTACGTCCTCAATCGCATGCCACCTCATCCCAGCAGGGACTTTGTGGTTCTCAG GTCATGGAGGACGGACTTGCCCAAAGGTGCCTGCTCCCTGGTTTCTGTGTCTAT
- the stard13b gene encoding stAR-related lipid transfer protein 13 isoform X1: MTPETQDIYLRMDHHRRRSGYRLGRIIARQQLLKKIAGEIEAKEACDWLRAAGFPQYAQLFEDSQFPIDITPVKRDHDFLDKDLVEPLCRRLNTLNKCASMKLDVNLPKKKSEDSDEEDLFAISDKWTFEWSSRRWSRLQDIDCLLGNQGEGQPSRDGVPLRTTTSSESVLTDLSEPEVSSLHSESSGGSGHRGLSTEDSDCSNRTCSDSAAMPDSTSLTMPHIPKEITHYGSLPDKHGKTSRIRAKDFLKRMETLRSRGTLGRGRKTLVISAPVLQQEAQALKTLRCVEIINGDGGAPETPSNKILPSQSSSEGSSHSSGSAVSTPSMKERKPHRADYKRSGMYLEDIDIFSGNQENKVAEENRRNEFCSYEDLVVHIPKDHKPGTFPKALSIESLSPTNGASINWHTGSMHLDSPLISFRNESRPVTQCCSRGSRISVYDNVPGSHLYASTGDLIDLEKEDLFPHLDDILLHVNGLQQIVDHWSKNVLPVGEGPAQVDGEREDMGGLQSSSQITLDFEGNSVSESQTPPSYGDRDRVSLAETESTRLRERRDSGVGASLTRPNRLRWPSFQISNRLSHSVASLQITNQSAGQLSLLQKFSLLRLTAVMEKYSMSNKHGWTWSVPKFMKRMKVPDYKDKNVFGVPLIVHVQRSGQPLPLGLQQALRYLRSQCLDQVGLFRKSGVKSRIQALRHMNESSPDNVNYEDQSAYDVADMVKQFFRDLPEPLLTSKLGETFLHIYQYVPKDQRLQAVQAAIMLMSDENREVLQTLLCFLSDVTSSVEENQMTPMNIAVCLAPSLFHLNILKKDNLSPKAMQKKYATGRPDQKDLNENLAATQGLAHMIIECNRLFEIPHEMVTQSRNSYVEADLHAPTIGELCKQLEDDDGTYQTHLEGRLQNLLKEAREKSKYWMSCSSSDNTELYYKKVGDGNPLRRWRVSVEVEAPPSVVLNRVLRERHLWDVDLLQWKVCETLDKQTEVFQYVLNRMPPHPSRDFVVLRSWRTDLPKGACSLVSVSIEHEDCPPVGGVRAIVLESSYLLEPCGSGKSRLTHICRVDLKGRTPDWYNKAFGHLCAAEAARIRNSFQPLITDGPETKI; the protein is encoded by the exons ATGACCCCAGAGACTCAGGACATCTACCTGAGAATGGACCACCACCGCAGACGCTCTGGGTACAGGCTGGGCAGGATCATTGCCAGGCAGCAACTGCTCAAGAAGATTGCAGGAG AAATTGAGGCGAAAGAGGCGTGTGACTGGCTGCGGGCAGCAGGATTTCCCCAGTATGCTCAGCTCTTTGAAG ATTCCCAGTTCCCCATTGACATCACTCCTGTGAAGAGAGACCATGACTTCCTGGACAAAGATCTCGTGGAGCCACTTTGCAG GCGACTCAACACCTTGAACAAGTGTGCCTCTATGAAACTGGACGTGAACCTTCCGAAGAAGAAG AGTGAAGATTCTGATGAAGAAGACCTGTTTGCTATCAGTGACAAATGGACCTTTGAGTGGAGCAGCCGGCGTTGGTCCAGGTTACAGGACATTGACTGTCTGCTGGGAAATCAGGGAGAGGGTCAGCCCTCCAGAGACGGTGTGCCTCTGAGAACCACCACGAGCAGCGAGAGTGTTTTGACAGACCTCAGCGAGCCAGAGGTCTCTTCTTTGCATAGCGAGAGCAGCGGTGGCAGCGGTCATAGGGGCCTCAGCACGGAGGACTCTGACTGCTCCAATCGCACCTGCTCGGATTCTGCAGCAATGCCAGACTCTACATCTCTCACAATGCCTCATATCCCCAAAGAAATTACTCACTATGGCTCACTACCTGATAAGCACGGCAAGACGAGCCGCATCCGTGCCAAAGACTTCCTGAAGCGCATGGAGACACTGCGCTCCCGAGGGACTCTGGGGAGGGGCCGTAAGACATTGGTCATCAGCGCTCCAGTGCTGCAGCAAGAAGCCCAGGCACTGAAGACGCTACGGTGTGTGGAGATCATAAATGGAGATGGTGGAGCTCCGGAAACGCCATCCAACAAAATTCTGCCGTCCCAGTCCAGTAGCGAGGGAAGCAGCCATTCTAGTGGCAGCGCTGTCAGCACACCCAGCATGAAGGAGCGTAAGCCTCACCGGGCTGACTACAAGCGCAGTGGCATGTATTTGGAGGACATAGACATCTTCTCAGGCAACCAAGAGAATAAAGTTGCAGAAGAAAACCGCAGGAATGAATTCTGCTCCTATGAAGATCTGGTGGTCCACATTCCCAAAGACCACAAGCCAGGAACCTTCCCCAAAGCTCTGTCCATAGAGAGCCTGTCCCCTACCAATGGGGCCTCCATCAACTGGCACACAGGCAGCATGCACCTGGACTCCCCACTGATTTCATTCAGGAACGAATCCAGGCCTGTCACCCAGTGCTGCTCCAGGGGCAGCCGCATCAGTGTGTACGATAATGTTCCTGGCTCGCATTTATACGCCAGCACTGGAGACCTAATAGACCTGGAGAAAGAGGACCTGTTCCCTCACCTGGACGATATCTTGCTGCATGTCAATGGTCTGCAACAGATAGTGGACCACTGGTCCAAGAATGTGTTACCTGTTGGAGAAGGGCCGGCGCAGGTGGATGGTGAGAGGGAAGATATGGGAGGCCTCCAGTCCTCTAGTCAAATCACTTTGGACTTTGAGGGAAATTCGGTCTCAGAAAGCCAGACACCACCTAGTTatggggacagagacagagtatCACTTGCTGAGACAGAATCTACAAGGCTCAGGGAACGGAGGGACTCGGGAGTAGGTGCTTCACTCACAAGACCTAATCG GTTACGATGGCCCAGCTTTCAGATATCAAATCGTCTAAGTCACTCAGTGGCATCCCTGCAGATTACCAACCAGTCTGCAGGCCAGCTGAGTTTGCTGCAGAAGTTTTCTCTGCTGCGTCTTACTGCAGTCATGGAGAAGTACTCCATGTCCAACAAGCATGGCTGGACATG GTCCGTCCCAAAGTTTATGAAGAGAATGAAGGTACCAGACTATAAGGACAAGAACGTGTTCGGAGTGCCTCTTATTGTGCATGTGCAGCGTTCTGGACAACCGCTGCCCCTCGGCCTGCAGCAGGCCCTGCGGTACCTGAGGAGCCAGTGTCTTGACCAG GTGGGTCTCTTTCGTAAGTCAGGGGTGAAGTCTCGGATTCAAGCTCTGAGGCATATGAATGAGAGTTCTCCAGACAATGTGAACTATGAGGATCAGTCTGCCTACGATGTGGCTGACATGGTGAAGCAGTTCTTCAGGGATCTGCCAGAGCCTCTGCTCACCAGCAAGCTGGGAGAGACCTTCCTCCACATCTACCAAT ATGTCCCAAAGGACCAAAGGTTGCAAGCTGTCCAGGCAGCCATCATGTTGATGTCAGATGAAAACCGAGAGGTGCTGCAGACACTGCTCTGTttcctcagtgatgtcacttcctctgtGGAGGAGAACCAGATGACACCCATGAACATCGCTGTGTGCCTGGCCCCCTCCCTTTTTCATCTCAACATACTCAAGAAAGACAATCTCTCACCAAA GGCCATGCAGAAGAAGTATGCCACAGGCAGACCCGACCAGAAGGATCTGAATGAAAACTTAGCAGCAACACAGGGCCTCGCTCATATGATCATAGAGTGCAACCGTCTCTTTGAG ATCCCTCATGAGATGGTTACTCAATCGCGTAATTCATATGTGGAGGCTGACTTGCATGCACCAACAATTGGTGAGCTGTGCAAGCAGCTGGAAGATGATGATGGAACGTACCAAACTCATTTGGAGGGGAGACTTCAGAACCTGCTTAAAGAGGCCCGAGAAAAGTCCAAATACTGGatgtcctgcagcagctctgataaCACAGAGCTCTACTATAAGAAG GTGGGAGACGGGAACCCTTTGAGACGATGGAGAGTGTCTGTGGAGGTGGAAGCGCCGCCATCTGTAGTGTTGAACCGTGTGCTGCGAGAGCGCCACCTGTGGGATGTGGACCTGCTGCAGTGGAAAGTGTGTGAGACATTGGACAAGCAGACAGAGGTGTTTCAGTACGTCCTCAATCGCATGCCACCTCATCCCAGCAGGGACTTTGTGGTTCTCAG GTCATGGAGGACGGACTTGCCCAAAGGTGCCTGCTCCCTGGTTTCTGTGTCTAT
- the stard13b gene encoding stAR-related lipid transfer protein 13 isoform X3 has protein sequence MNLSGCMMKISQIEAKEACDWLRAAGFPQYAQLFEDSQFPIDITPVKRDHDFLDKDLVEPLCRRLNTLNKCASMKLDVNLPKKKSEDSDEEDLFAISDKWTFEWSSRRWSRLQDIDCLLGNQGEGQPSRDGVPLRTTTSSESVLTDLSEPEVSSLHSESSGGSGHRGLSTEDSDCSNRTCSDSAAMPDSTSLTMPHIPKEITHYGSLPDKHGKTSRIRAKDFLKRMETLRSRGTLGRGRKTLVISAPVLQQEAQALKTLRCVEIINGDGGAPETPSNKILPSQSSSEGSSHSSGSAVSTPSMKERKPHRADYKRSGMYLEDIDIFSGNQENKVAEENRRNEFCSYEDLVVHIPKDHKPGTFPKALSIESLSPTNGASINWHTGSMHLDSPLISFRNESRPVTQCCSRGSRISVYDNVPGSHLYASTGDLIDLEKEDLFPHLDDILLHVNGLQQIVDHWSKNVLPVGEGPAQVDGEREDMGGLQSSSQITLDFEGNSVSESQTPPSYGDRDRVSLAETESTRLRERRDSGVGASLTRPNRLRWPSFQISNRLSHSVASLQITNQSAGQLSLLQKFSLLRLTAVMEKYSMSNKHGWTWSVPKFMKRMKVPDYKDKNVFGVPLIVHVQRSGQPLPLGLQQALRYLRSQCLDQVGLFRKSGVKSRIQALRHMNESSPDNVNYEDQSAYDVADMVKQFFRDLPEPLLTSKLGETFLHIYQYVPKDQRLQAVQAAIMLMSDENREVLQTLLCFLSDVTSSVEENQMTPMNIAVCLAPSLFHLNILKKDNLSPKAMQKKYATGRPDQKDLNENLAATQGLAHMIIECNRLFEIPHEMVTQSRNSYVEADLHAPTIGELCKQLEDDDGTYQTHLEGRLQNLLKEAREKSKYWMSCSSSDNTELYYKKVGDGNPLRRWRVSVEVEAPPSVVLNRVLRERHLWDVDLLQWKVCETLDKQTEVFQYVLNRMPPHPSRDFVVLRSWRTDLPKGACSLVSVSIEHEDCPPVGGVRAIVLESSYLLEPCGSGKSRLTHICRVDLKGRTPDWYNKAFGHLCAAEAARIRNSFQPLITDGPETKI, from the exons ATGAACCTCTCTGGCTGTATGATGAAAATATCCC AAATTGAGGCGAAAGAGGCGTGTGACTGGCTGCGGGCAGCAGGATTTCCCCAGTATGCTCAGCTCTTTGAAG ATTCCCAGTTCCCCATTGACATCACTCCTGTGAAGAGAGACCATGACTTCCTGGACAAAGATCTCGTGGAGCCACTTTGCAG GCGACTCAACACCTTGAACAAGTGTGCCTCTATGAAACTGGACGTGAACCTTCCGAAGAAGAAG AGTGAAGATTCTGATGAAGAAGACCTGTTTGCTATCAGTGACAAATGGACCTTTGAGTGGAGCAGCCGGCGTTGGTCCAGGTTACAGGACATTGACTGTCTGCTGGGAAATCAGGGAGAGGGTCAGCCCTCCAGAGACGGTGTGCCTCTGAGAACCACCACGAGCAGCGAGAGTGTTTTGACAGACCTCAGCGAGCCAGAGGTCTCTTCTTTGCATAGCGAGAGCAGCGGTGGCAGCGGTCATAGGGGCCTCAGCACGGAGGACTCTGACTGCTCCAATCGCACCTGCTCGGATTCTGCAGCAATGCCAGACTCTACATCTCTCACAATGCCTCATATCCCCAAAGAAATTACTCACTATGGCTCACTACCTGATAAGCACGGCAAGACGAGCCGCATCCGTGCCAAAGACTTCCTGAAGCGCATGGAGACACTGCGCTCCCGAGGGACTCTGGGGAGGGGCCGTAAGACATTGGTCATCAGCGCTCCAGTGCTGCAGCAAGAAGCCCAGGCACTGAAGACGCTACGGTGTGTGGAGATCATAAATGGAGATGGTGGAGCTCCGGAAACGCCATCCAACAAAATTCTGCCGTCCCAGTCCAGTAGCGAGGGAAGCAGCCATTCTAGTGGCAGCGCTGTCAGCACACCCAGCATGAAGGAGCGTAAGCCTCACCGGGCTGACTACAAGCGCAGTGGCATGTATTTGGAGGACATAGACATCTTCTCAGGCAACCAAGAGAATAAAGTTGCAGAAGAAAACCGCAGGAATGAATTCTGCTCCTATGAAGATCTGGTGGTCCACATTCCCAAAGACCACAAGCCAGGAACCTTCCCCAAAGCTCTGTCCATAGAGAGCCTGTCCCCTACCAATGGGGCCTCCATCAACTGGCACACAGGCAGCATGCACCTGGACTCCCCACTGATTTCATTCAGGAACGAATCCAGGCCTGTCACCCAGTGCTGCTCCAGGGGCAGCCGCATCAGTGTGTACGATAATGTTCCTGGCTCGCATTTATACGCCAGCACTGGAGACCTAATAGACCTGGAGAAAGAGGACCTGTTCCCTCACCTGGACGATATCTTGCTGCATGTCAATGGTCTGCAACAGATAGTGGACCACTGGTCCAAGAATGTGTTACCTGTTGGAGAAGGGCCGGCGCAGGTGGATGGTGAGAGGGAAGATATGGGAGGCCTCCAGTCCTCTAGTCAAATCACTTTGGACTTTGAGGGAAATTCGGTCTCAGAAAGCCAGACACCACCTAGTTatggggacagagacagagtatCACTTGCTGAGACAGAATCTACAAGGCTCAGGGAACGGAGGGACTCGGGAGTAGGTGCTTCACTCACAAGACCTAATCG GTTACGATGGCCCAGCTTTCAGATATCAAATCGTCTAAGTCACTCAGTGGCATCCCTGCAGATTACCAACCAGTCTGCAGGCCAGCTGAGTTTGCTGCAGAAGTTTTCTCTGCTGCGTCTTACTGCAGTCATGGAGAAGTACTCCATGTCCAACAAGCATGGCTGGACATG GTCCGTCCCAAAGTTTATGAAGAGAATGAAGGTACCAGACTATAAGGACAAGAACGTGTTCGGAGTGCCTCTTATTGTGCATGTGCAGCGTTCTGGACAACCGCTGCCCCTCGGCCTGCAGCAGGCCCTGCGGTACCTGAGGAGCCAGTGTCTTGACCAG GTGGGTCTCTTTCGTAAGTCAGGGGTGAAGTCTCGGATTCAAGCTCTGAGGCATATGAATGAGAGTTCTCCAGACAATGTGAACTATGAGGATCAGTCTGCCTACGATGTGGCTGACATGGTGAAGCAGTTCTTCAGGGATCTGCCAGAGCCTCTGCTCACCAGCAAGCTGGGAGAGACCTTCCTCCACATCTACCAAT ATGTCCCAAAGGACCAAAGGTTGCAAGCTGTCCAGGCAGCCATCATGTTGATGTCAGATGAAAACCGAGAGGTGCTGCAGACACTGCTCTGTttcctcagtgatgtcacttcctctgtGGAGGAGAACCAGATGACACCCATGAACATCGCTGTGTGCCTGGCCCCCTCCCTTTTTCATCTCAACATACTCAAGAAAGACAATCTCTCACCAAA GGCCATGCAGAAGAAGTATGCCACAGGCAGACCCGACCAGAAGGATCTGAATGAAAACTTAGCAGCAACACAGGGCCTCGCTCATATGATCATAGAGTGCAACCGTCTCTTTGAG ATCCCTCATGAGATGGTTACTCAATCGCGTAATTCATATGTGGAGGCTGACTTGCATGCACCAACAATTGGTGAGCTGTGCAAGCAGCTGGAAGATGATGATGGAACGTACCAAACTCATTTGGAGGGGAGACTTCAGAACCTGCTTAAAGAGGCCCGAGAAAAGTCCAAATACTGGatgtcctgcagcagctctgataaCACAGAGCTCTACTATAAGAAG GTGGGAGACGGGAACCCTTTGAGACGATGGAGAGTGTCTGTGGAGGTGGAAGCGCCGCCATCTGTAGTGTTGAACCGTGTGCTGCGAGAGCGCCACCTGTGGGATGTGGACCTGCTGCAGTGGAAAGTGTGTGAGACATTGGACAAGCAGACAGAGGTGTTTCAGTACGTCCTCAATCGCATGCCACCTCATCCCAGCAGGGACTTTGTGGTTCTCAG GTCATGGAGGACGGACTTGCCCAAAGGTGCCTGCTCCCTGGTTTCTGTGTCTAT